The Hymenobacter sp. DG01 sequence CCGGCCGGTGGTGAGGGGTAGGAAAGTATGTAAAGCAAGCCACACCCTGCCGACAGCAATAAAAACACCTGTCATCCTGAGCCTAAGCGAAGAACCTCCACCATTAGCTAACTCCTTACGTGAGGACGAAGCGGTAAAGATCCTTCGCTTAAGCTCAGGATAACAGACGCCTTTTCGTGTGTATGTACGCCGCCATAGCTTAGTCAGGCGGGCAGAAGATTAGGCCAAAACTGCATACGGAAGCCACCTGCGGCGGTATCTTCGTGGCTTATTCTCTTCTATCTTTTTCTTAGTGCGCGGTTCTTCTCACCTGGCCATTGGCCTGATTACCGGCGTGGCCGTGGCGGGCCTCGTGCCGGGTATTCCGTTTTCAGCCGCTGGCATTGCTTTGGCCGGCTTCTCGTCCCTGGCTCCTGACCTCGACCACCCCGGCTCCCGGCTCAGCAAGCGCCTGGGTTTCGCCCAAAGCTACGTGCGCTGGGCGTTTGTAGCGGTAGCGGCCGGACTGGCCCTGTACACTCATTTTCAGCTCCCGCCCGGCCCCGATAGGCGCATGGGCTTTACGGCGGCGCTGGCGTTTGGACTTATCGGGGCCGCCATGCAGGGCGACTCTACCCGCAAGCTGGCACTCCTGTTCACAGGTTTGTGCACGGTAGTGGCCGGCCTGTACACCGGCTTCGTGTGGCTGAGCATGTTGGGCCTGTTTGTGGGGGTAGCCCCCTACACCTCCCACCGTTCCTGGACCCATACGCTCTGGGCCGCCGGCTTCTGGACCTACATCGGGCACCTGGCCAACCAGGGCCTGGGCTGGCACGGGGTAGCCTGGTTTGCCGGGGGCGGGTACCTCTCGCACCTGCTGGCCGATACGCTCACCAAAGCCGGCGTGAAATGGCTCATGCCCCTCACCGACCTGACGCTAAAGATCCCCCTGATCCGGACGGGCTCCAAAAGCGGCAACTTCCTGGAAGTAGCTATTTGCGTCGGCTACGGGCTGCTGGTGCTGGGGCTGGTGGTGGGCCGGCTGGGCTTCTGAGGACTGCCCGGCGGCCGGAACCCGCTCCGTTGGTCTGCTGTTCACGGGGCTTGGGCTGCCAGATAGCCCGGCCAGGCGAAATAATGCCGGTTACAGCCGGCGCCGCTTTACCTTGCCGCCTGGCTGTGGTGCCAGAAACGCGGTTTGCCCACCCGGTTTATCTACCTAGCGCACAGCCCGGCCTAGCTCAACGCATGGCGTTTAGGCAAAAGCGGCGTATTTTGCACTTATTGAATTCGTATAAAGAATATATATTATATAATATTGTGGAAGAATGTCATTTACCGCTATATTATTGGTTTATATAACCCGTTGAATATAAGTTGACAGCAGGCGCCTTTCTACGCGCCTCGTTCCCCGGGTAGGTATAACAGAGCCGTAGCATCACCCGCCTGAAATTTCTGGTAGTTAACTTCTATAAGATCATGAGATAAACCCCCGTCCTTTCGGCAAATGGCACTACCGTAAAAGTGACAACTAGTATCTTTGAGCTGGACCATGCCCCGCGCGGGTCCTGCCGAACCAACCTACCCGCTCTTACTCACACACACCTTTTTGCGCTCAACCCGTTTCCTGTATGAACCAGATGAATAGCCCCCTGATTAGGATCGGCGTCTTCTACGACGGCAATTATTTCCTAAAGATCAGTGATTACTACTACTTCCAGCATGACCGCAAGGCCCGTATTAGCCTGGAAGGTCTCCATGAATTTATCCGGCACCAAGTAGCAGAAGAAGAAGACGTTGATGTACGTCTGAGCCAGATCATCGACTCCCACTTCTTCCGCGGCCGTCTCTCCGCCACCGAAGCCCGCGACAAAGACCGTCTGTTCCACGACCGTCTGCTCGACGATATTCTGATGAACATGGGTATCACCACCCACTACATGCCCCTGAAAACGCGCGATGGCCGTTTGCAGGAAAAAGGCATTGATGTGTGGCTGTCCCTGGAAGCGCTGGAACTGGCTATCCACAAGAGCTTCGATGTGGTAGTGCTCATCGCCGGCGACTCCGACTACGCTCCCCTGATCAAGAAGCTCAACACCGTGGGTACCCGCGTGATGCTGCTGAACTGGGACTTCAAGTACACCGACTTCAAGGGCGAAAACCGCGTAACCCGCGCTTCGCAGCAGCTGCTGGAGCAGGCTACCTACCCCGTGCAGATGCACGACATCATTGACCAGGGCATCAGCACCGGCGACGAGCTGATTGAGGCCATGTTCGTGAATACGCCCGAGCCGGCCGCCTTCCCGGCCGCTCCCAAGCCCGTGCGCCCCACCGGCCCCACGGCCGCTGGCCCAGTTGGCACGGTAGGCATCAGCACCATCAAAAACCTGAAGAACGGCTTCGGTTTCGTGGTAATGCCCCCGAACAACCTGTTTTTCAGCTACGCCGATATGGCCGAAGGGGACTTCAACGACCTGCGCGAAGGCGACTGGGTGGAGTTCACGGTGGGCCGCAACCACCGCGACGAAGACTGTGCCCGCAATGTGCGCAAAGTAGAAGCTCCCGAGATGGAAGACGGGGACGAATACGATGAGCACGAACACGAGTCGGCCAGCTCCCCCGAGCGCCTCTAATACCTATTAGCTTCCCGGTTCGGTTGCTCTAAAGCCGCCGGACAGCCCGCATGTGAGTCGGGCTGTCCGGCGGCTTCCGTTTGTAACAAGTGAAGATGGTGAGTGAATGAGTGAAGTAGGCGGCAAGCCCGGTCCGTCTGAACGATATCCGCCTACCCCCT is a genomic window containing:
- a CDS encoding metal-dependent hydrolase — encoded protein: MRGSSHLAIGLITGVAVAGLVPGIPFSAAGIALAGFSSLAPDLDHPGSRLSKRLGFAQSYVRWAFVAVAAGLALYTHFQLPPGPDRRMGFTAALAFGLIGAAMQGDSTRKLALLFTGLCTVVAGLYTGFVWLSMLGLFVGVAPYTSHRSWTHTLWAAGFWTYIGHLANQGLGWHGVAWFAGGGYLSHLLADTLTKAGVKWLMPLTDLTLKIPLIRTGSKSGNFLEVAICVGYGLLVLGLVVGRLGF
- a CDS encoding NYN domain-containing protein, whose protein sequence is MNQMNSPLIRIGVFYDGNYFLKISDYYYFQHDRKARISLEGLHEFIRHQVAEEEDVDVRLSQIIDSHFFRGRLSATEARDKDRLFHDRLLDDILMNMGITTHYMPLKTRDGRLQEKGIDVWLSLEALELAIHKSFDVVVLIAGDSDYAPLIKKLNTVGTRVMLLNWDFKYTDFKGENRVTRASQQLLEQATYPVQMHDIIDQGISTGDELIEAMFVNTPEPAAFPAAPKPVRPTGPTAAGPVGTVGISTIKNLKNGFGFVVMPPNNLFFSYADMAEGDFNDLREGDWVEFTVGRNHRDEDCARNVRKVEAPEMEDGDEYDEHEHESASSPERL